One stretch of Hevea brasiliensis isolate MT/VB/25A 57/8 chromosome 12, ASM3005281v1, whole genome shotgun sequence DNA includes these proteins:
- the LOC110648687 gene encoding blue copper protein: MKMASFGSGVVCAIFVLISMVVPSLATVYTVGDSTGWTMGTDYSTWTSGKTFTVGDSLVFNYGGGHTVDEVSASDYNTCTVGNAITSDNSGATTIALKTAGTHYYICGVIGHCGSGMKIAVTVKAASSSGTTTTTPSSGLGSSTTPATTSPAGTNTTIYQPSSNNMPASASPTLSPYVATVATWVALFCVMVFLL, from the exons ATGAAAATGGCGAGTTTTGGGTCAGGAGTTGTTTGTGCAATTTTTGTCCTGATTAGTATGGTGGTGCCAAGTTTGGCAACAGTTTACACTGTAGGAGACTCCACTGGCTGGACAATGGGCACTGATTATAGCACCTGGACTAGTGGCAAGACCTTCACAGTTGGTGACAGCCTTG TATTTAACTATGGAGGAGGGCACACAGTGGATGAAGTAAGTGCCAGTGACTACAACACATGCACAGTGGGGAATGCAATTACTTCAGACAACAGTGGAGCCACCACCATAGCCCTCAAGACTGCAGGGACTCACTACTACATATGTGGAGTGATTGGGCATTGTGGAAGTGGCATGAAGATTGCAGTAACTGTTAAGGCAGCGTCATCATCAGGGACTACTACTACTACCCCATCTTCAGGTTTAGGGTCTAGCACCACTCCTGCTACTACGTCACCTGCTGGGACTAATACCACCATCTACCAACCTTCCTCTAATAACATGCCTGCTTCTGCTTCACCAACTCTTTCTCCATATGTGGCTACAGTGGCTACCTGGGTTGCATTATTTTGTGTGATGGTTTTCTTATTGTAA
- the LOC110648695 gene encoding classical arabinogalactan protein 10: protein MAGKSFVTLMLFALLACSSLAQAPGAAPTASPTRPPSAAPSPKASATPTSTPTQAPTQSPTVSAPSPTITHVPAAAPTLTPTSSPPAPSAPTPSSGPSVALPPNGVPSPSADTPTGVPPNGAVLNRGGAALAVVGAACVWSLLL, encoded by the coding sequence ATGGCCGGAAAGAGCTTCGTCACCTTGATGCTTTTCGCTCTCTTGGCCTGTTCCTCTCTTGCTCAGGCCCCTGGAGCCGCGCCAACCGCTTCACCGACTAGGCCACCTTCTGCTGCACCGTCTCCCAAGGCTTCTGCAACTCCTACTTCTACTCCCACTCAAGCTCCCACTCAATCTCCAACTGTCTCGGCTCCTTCACCTACCATTACTCATGTTCCAGCGGCAGCCCCAACCTTAACTCCTACAAGCTCGCCTCCTGCTCCTTCGGCTCCCACTCCTAGCTCAGGTCCATCAGTGGCACTTCCTCCTAACGGTGTTCCGTCTCCTTCTGCTGATACTCCGACAGGGGTTCCTCCAAACGGTGCTGTTTTGAACAGAGGCGGTGCTGCTTTGGCCGTTGTTGGAGCGGCATGTGTGTGGTCTTTGTTGCTGTAG
- the LOC110648706 gene encoding isoamylase 3, chloroplastic isoform X1, with amino-acid sequence MLWPSLPCDSTSAAKMPFFALPFANNSTSSIAPSSAGPSRVLDMGLKLSKQASSSSGRRIFSQTKVRYKDRKPSVYGRGAQERVLEEKEASQMSETDPTLKIFPGQAFPLGVSKVDNGINFAIFSQHATSVTLCLSLPQREANERLGGSLIELALDPHVNKTGDIWHICIEDLPCSNVLYGYRIDGPQNWHQGHRFDRSIILLDPYAKLVEGRRYFGDASLKLSKFLGTYDFDSLPFDWGDNYKLPNIPEKDLVIYEMNVRAFTADKSSGLDPKIRGSYLGVIEKIPHLLELGVNAVELLPVFEFDEFEFQRRPNPRDHMINTWGYSTINFFAPMSRYASGGGGPCNASREFKEMVKALHGAGIEVILDVVYNHTNEVDDQNPYTTSFRGIDNKVYYMLDPNNNGQLLNFSGCGNTLNCNHPVVMELILESLRHWVTEYHVDGFRFDLASVLCRGIDGTPLSAPPVIRAIAKDPILSRCKIIAEPWDCGGLYLVGKFPNWDRWAEWNGKYRDDLRRFIKGDSGMKGSFATHVAGSADLYRVNKRKPFHSINFVIAHDGFTLHDLVSYNFKHNDANGEGGNDGSNDNFSWNCGFEGETDDPSIKALRSRQMKNFHLALMLSQGTPMMLMGDEYGHTRYGNNNSYGHDTSINNFQWGFLDKQRNSQFRFFSEVIKFRKMHQVFRHENFLSKNDVTWHEDNWDNYESKFLAFTLHNSNGSDIYLAFNAHDYYVKVLIPPPPSKRRWFRVVDTNLSSPDDFVPEGLPGIGNSYNVAPFSSIVLEAKLM; translated from the exons TTCTGGACATGGG ATTGAAGTTGAGTAAACAAGCTTCCAGTAGCAGTGGCCGTCGAATTTTTAGTCAG ACAAAGGTTCGTTATAAGGATAGAAAGCCCAGTGTTTATGGTCGTGGTGCCCAAGAACGGGTGCTTGAGGAG AAGGAAGCGTCTCAAATGTCGGAAACCGACCCGACTTTGAAAATTTTCCCAGGTCAGGCATTTCCATTGGGCGTATCTAAAGTTGATAACGGGATCAATTTTGCTATTTTTTCACAGCATGCCACTTCTGTCACTCTTTGCCTATCTCTCCCTCAAAG GGAAGCAAATGAAAGGCTGGGTGGTAGCTTGATTGAGCTGGCATTGGATCCTCATGTGAATAAAACAGGAGACATTTGGCATATCTGTATTGAG GATTTACCTTGTAGCAATGTGCTTTATGGTTATCGGATAGATGGTCCTCAAAATTGGCACCAGGGGCATCGATTTGACAGGAGCATCATACTTTTAGATCCTTATGCTAAGCTAGTTGAAGGTCGCCGATATTTTGGAGATGCTAGCCTTAAGTTGTCTAAATTTCTTGGTACTTATGATTTTGATAGCTTGCCTTTTGACTGGGGAGATAACTACAAGCTTCCAAATATACCAGAG AAAGATCTTGTGATATATGAAATGAATGTTCGTGCATTTACAGCTGATAAATCTAGTGGCTTAGATCCAAAAATACGTGGGAGTTACCTTGGTGTAATTGAAAAG ATTCCGCATCTTCTAGAGCTGGGTGTCAATGCAGTGGAGTTGCTGCCTGTGTTTGAATTTGATGAATTTGAGTTTCAGAGACGCCCAAACCCCAGAGATCACATG ATCAATACATGGGGCTATTCAACAATAAATTTCTTTGCTCCTATGAGTCGCTATGCTAGTGGTGGTGGAGGACCTTGTAATGCATCTCGAGAATTTAAGGAAATGGTCAAAGCCTTGCATGGTGCTGGCATTGAG GTTATTTTGGATGTCGTCTATAATCACACAAATGAGGTAGACGACCAAAATCCTTATACCACTTCATTCCGTGGCATAGATAATAAG GTTTATTACATGTTGGACCCAAATAACAATGGCCAGTTGCTTAACTTTTCTGGATGTG GGAACACATTAAATTGTAATCATCCTGTGGTCATGGAGCTCATCCTAGAGAGCCTAAGACACTG GGTCACTGAATACCATGTGGATGGATTTCGATTTGACCTGGCCAGCGTACTTTGTCGTGGAATTGATGGCACTCCACTTAGTGCTCCCCCAGTTATTAGG GCAATTGCCAAAGACCCTATCCTATCAAGGTGTAAAATTATTGCAGAACCTTGGGATTGTGGAGGCCTTTATCTGGTTGGAAAATTTCCTAACTGGGACAG GTGGGCTGAGTGGAATGGGAAGTACCGTGATGACTTGAGAAGATTTATTAAG GGTGATTCtggtatgaaagggagttttgcAACTCATGTTGCTGGATCTGCTGACCTGTACAGA GTGAATAAGCGCAAGCCTTTTCATAGCATTAATTTTGTAATAGCACACGATGGATTCACACTGCATGATCTTGTTTCATACAATTTTAAG CATAATGATGCCAATGGAGAAGGTGGGAATGATGGAAGCAATGACAATTTTAGTTGGAATTGTGGCTTTGAAG GAGAAACTGATGATCCTTCAATTAAAGCTTTACGCTCTCGCCAAATGAAAAATTTCCATTTGGCATTAATGTTATCTCAG GGAACACCAATGATGTTAATGGGGGATGAATATGGGCATACTCGCTATGGAAATAACAATAGTTATGGGCATGACACTTCTATTAACAATTTCCAGTGGGGATTT TTGGATAAACAAAGGAATAGTCAGTTCAGGTTTTTCTCTGAGGTGATAAAGTTTCGAAAAATGCATCAAGTATTTCGTCATGAAAATTTTCTCAGCAAA AATGATGTGACATGGCATGAAGACAACTGGGACAATTATGAAAGCAAATTCCTTGCATTTAC CCTTCATAACAGCAATGGATCTGATATCTATTTGGCGTTTAATGCTCATGACTACTATGTTAAAGTTTTGATACCCCCTCCACCATCAAAGAGGCGTTGGTTTCGTGTG GTGGACACCAATCTTTCATCTCCAGACGACTTTGTTCCTGAAGGTCTCCCAGGCATTGGGAATTCCTATAATGTAGCTCCATTCTCGTCGATTGTTCTTGAAGCTAAACTGATGTAA
- the LOC110648706 gene encoding isoamylase 3, chloroplastic isoform X2 produces MLWPSLPCDSTSAAKMPFFALPFANNSTSSIAPSSAGPSRVLDMGLKLSKQASSSSGRRIFSQTKVRYKDRKPSVYGRGAQERVLEEKEASQMSETDPTLKIFPGQAFPLGVSKVDNGINFAIFSQHATSVTLCLSLPQREANERLGGSLIELALDPHVNKTGDIWHICIEDLPCSNVLYGYRIDGPQNWHQGHRFDRSIILLDPYAKLVEGRRYFGDASLKLSKFLGTYDFDSLPFDWGDNYKLPNIPEKDLVIYEMNVRAFTADKSSGLDPKIRGSYLGVIEKIPHLLELGVNAVELLPVFEFDEFEFQRRPNPRDHMINTWGYSTINFFAPMSRYASGGGGPCNASREFKEMVKALHGAGIEVILDVVYNHTNEVYYMLDPNNNGQLLNFSGCGNTLNCNHPVVMELILESLRHWVTEYHVDGFRFDLASVLCRGIDGTPLSAPPVIRAIAKDPILSRCKIIAEPWDCGGLYLVGKFPNWDRWAEWNGKYRDDLRRFIKGDSGMKGSFATHVAGSADLYRVNKRKPFHSINFVIAHDGFTLHDLVSYNFKHNDANGEGGNDGSNDNFSWNCGFEGETDDPSIKALRSRQMKNFHLALMLSQGTPMMLMGDEYGHTRYGNNNSYGHDTSINNFQWGFLDKQRNSQFRFFSEVIKFRKMHQVFRHENFLSKNDVTWHEDNWDNYESKFLAFTLHNSNGSDIYLAFNAHDYYVKVLIPPPPSKRRWFRVVDTNLSSPDDFVPEGLPGIGNSYNVAPFSSIVLEAKLM; encoded by the exons TTCTGGACATGGG ATTGAAGTTGAGTAAACAAGCTTCCAGTAGCAGTGGCCGTCGAATTTTTAGTCAG ACAAAGGTTCGTTATAAGGATAGAAAGCCCAGTGTTTATGGTCGTGGTGCCCAAGAACGGGTGCTTGAGGAG AAGGAAGCGTCTCAAATGTCGGAAACCGACCCGACTTTGAAAATTTTCCCAGGTCAGGCATTTCCATTGGGCGTATCTAAAGTTGATAACGGGATCAATTTTGCTATTTTTTCACAGCATGCCACTTCTGTCACTCTTTGCCTATCTCTCCCTCAAAG GGAAGCAAATGAAAGGCTGGGTGGTAGCTTGATTGAGCTGGCATTGGATCCTCATGTGAATAAAACAGGAGACATTTGGCATATCTGTATTGAG GATTTACCTTGTAGCAATGTGCTTTATGGTTATCGGATAGATGGTCCTCAAAATTGGCACCAGGGGCATCGATTTGACAGGAGCATCATACTTTTAGATCCTTATGCTAAGCTAGTTGAAGGTCGCCGATATTTTGGAGATGCTAGCCTTAAGTTGTCTAAATTTCTTGGTACTTATGATTTTGATAGCTTGCCTTTTGACTGGGGAGATAACTACAAGCTTCCAAATATACCAGAG AAAGATCTTGTGATATATGAAATGAATGTTCGTGCATTTACAGCTGATAAATCTAGTGGCTTAGATCCAAAAATACGTGGGAGTTACCTTGGTGTAATTGAAAAG ATTCCGCATCTTCTAGAGCTGGGTGTCAATGCAGTGGAGTTGCTGCCTGTGTTTGAATTTGATGAATTTGAGTTTCAGAGACGCCCAAACCCCAGAGATCACATG ATCAATACATGGGGCTATTCAACAATAAATTTCTTTGCTCCTATGAGTCGCTATGCTAGTGGTGGTGGAGGACCTTGTAATGCATCTCGAGAATTTAAGGAAATGGTCAAAGCCTTGCATGGTGCTGGCATTGAG GTTATTTTGGATGTCGTCTATAATCACACAAATGAG GTTTATTACATGTTGGACCCAAATAACAATGGCCAGTTGCTTAACTTTTCTGGATGTG GGAACACATTAAATTGTAATCATCCTGTGGTCATGGAGCTCATCCTAGAGAGCCTAAGACACTG GGTCACTGAATACCATGTGGATGGATTTCGATTTGACCTGGCCAGCGTACTTTGTCGTGGAATTGATGGCACTCCACTTAGTGCTCCCCCAGTTATTAGG GCAATTGCCAAAGACCCTATCCTATCAAGGTGTAAAATTATTGCAGAACCTTGGGATTGTGGAGGCCTTTATCTGGTTGGAAAATTTCCTAACTGGGACAG GTGGGCTGAGTGGAATGGGAAGTACCGTGATGACTTGAGAAGATTTATTAAG GGTGATTCtggtatgaaagggagttttgcAACTCATGTTGCTGGATCTGCTGACCTGTACAGA GTGAATAAGCGCAAGCCTTTTCATAGCATTAATTTTGTAATAGCACACGATGGATTCACACTGCATGATCTTGTTTCATACAATTTTAAG CATAATGATGCCAATGGAGAAGGTGGGAATGATGGAAGCAATGACAATTTTAGTTGGAATTGTGGCTTTGAAG GAGAAACTGATGATCCTTCAATTAAAGCTTTACGCTCTCGCCAAATGAAAAATTTCCATTTGGCATTAATGTTATCTCAG GGAACACCAATGATGTTAATGGGGGATGAATATGGGCATACTCGCTATGGAAATAACAATAGTTATGGGCATGACACTTCTATTAACAATTTCCAGTGGGGATTT TTGGATAAACAAAGGAATAGTCAGTTCAGGTTTTTCTCTGAGGTGATAAAGTTTCGAAAAATGCATCAAGTATTTCGTCATGAAAATTTTCTCAGCAAA AATGATGTGACATGGCATGAAGACAACTGGGACAATTATGAAAGCAAATTCCTTGCATTTAC CCTTCATAACAGCAATGGATCTGATATCTATTTGGCGTTTAATGCTCATGACTACTATGTTAAAGTTTTGATACCCCCTCCACCATCAAAGAGGCGTTGGTTTCGTGTG GTGGACACCAATCTTTCATCTCCAGACGACTTTGTTCCTGAAGGTCTCCCAGGCATTGGGAATTCCTATAATGTAGCTCCATTCTCGTCGATTGTTCTTGAAGCTAAACTGATGTAA